ATCCACGATAATTTCTACATGACTAAATCctacataaaaaatatctaCATAATTTATATTTGCATAGTTAATATTTGTATAACTAATAACTACATAACTTTAACTAATAACCAAACGACCCTTCTTAGTACACACATGTAGAGCACTATTATGGAAAACCAGTGTTTGGTATGAAGTAAAATGGCCTTCtatgaaaaatgactttttagaaaatatttttaaaaaaataaagaaactggtcttttacttattttctagcgtttgataaataagaaaatattatcccAAAGGTATTTATACATTATCTAGCAAACATTATGATCTtattgaggaggatatgaatGGGGAGTGGAGGTGGTGAGATGGTCAAGGAGTGAAGGTGGGGGTGGGAAGGATACAAATGATAATAAACTTGGAATGTTACTTATGCAACTTGTTTTTCCTACTTTCATTAGGGAAGCAAATTTCCTCAATTTTAAGGAGTTTATTTTTCTAGGAAACAATTTCTAAAACATTTTGACGAACCAAACACAGAAAAATTGGAAATGTTTTCCTCCGTACCAAACACACTACAAAGGCAAAGTCATGTTTTTTAGTATATGAGTTTTGGATCATTATTCTATTTTGCTTATTGAATTAATTGTGGTtattaaatgaatttttaacATGAGTACCATGTTTGTGCCAGCCAAATCCAAATCTACCATTATAGCCCTCAAAACTATTGAAACATTTAACTCTCTAGttgtttggttttagatttagTGGAAGctaataaattgaaacagagtaAAAATCAGACAAATCAAACTGGACCTCAAATAAATACATGTGATGATGTGCTTGTTTTACATACAGCTTTAAGAGAGATGCCAATAGCTGTGATGACTGAGAAGCCAAAGTCCCAACATTATGAGCTCCCTACCTCTTTCTTCAAGATTGTTCTTGGAAAACACCTCAAATACAGGTAACTATATATACTCTCATTATATTGTGATGTGTCATTCATGTATATTGCACTTCTAAGCTATCAGAGAGTAAGTTAATCTATTGTGATGGTCTTACAAGATGGCTTATTGTATGACATGTTAATACAGCTGCTGTTACTTCAAAGACAAGTTGAGCACTTTAGAGGATGCTGAAAAAGCAATGATGGAATTATATTGTGAAAGGTCACAGTTGAAAGATGGACACACTGTACTTGATGTTGGTTGTGGCTGGGGCTCCCTTTCTCTATACATAGCACAAAAATATAGTGCCTGTAAAGTTACCGGTATTTGCAATTCAGTCACCCAAAAAGCTCATATAGAAGAGCAGTGCCGGTAATAACTTCTTTCGATACTAGATGACCTAGGATATATATGTACACCTTTCTTATTGCTCTCCTCTGGTTTATGTGCTTAGGGTGCTTCAGCTGCAGAATTTGGAGATCATAGTTGCAGATATTAGCACATTCGAGATGGAAGAATCCTATGATAGAATATTGTCTATTGAAATGTTTGAGGTATTGAGTGCTATGATGATTGTGTTTGTTACAATTTAGAGTTAAGACGACAGCTAATAAACTTATATATTTATAGCATATGAAGAACTATGGAGATCTCCTGAAGAAGATGTCAAGATGGATGAAGGCAGATAGTCTTctttttgttcattatttttgCCATAAAGCATTTGCTTACCACTTTGAGGTACGTCGATCTGCTAGCTGATCAATGCATGAGTATTTCCTCTGCTTCAATTACAGACGTGGTTGTGCAGGAtgtgaatgatgatgattgGATCACTAGGTACTTCTTCAGTGGAGGTACAATGCCTTCTGCCAATCTCCTCCTTTATTTTCAGGTGAGCTCCATGATGTAGTTTGCAAAGAATCCATCtctgataaaaagaaaatatttggatTGATAATTATTATGATGATGCTTGGTTGCAGGATGATGTTTCTGTGGTTAATCATTGGCTGGTTAATGGAAAACACTATGCACAGACAAGGTGAACTTAACTTGTTTGAATATTTTCAGAATTATGAAACATGTATAATAAGCTTTAACTCCGTTTTCAGCGAAGAATGGCTCAAGAGAATGGATGAGAACAAGAGTTCCATAAAGCCAATAATGGAGTCAACATATGGGAAGGATTCAGCTGTTAAGTGGACTGTCTACTGGAGAACCTTTTTCCTTTCAGTTGCTGAACTGTGTGGCTACAATAATGGAGAAGAATGGATGGTTGCACATTTCCTCTTCAAAAGGAAATAAATTTCCCAATCAAACTCTACAAGTAATAAGCATGCCTACAATGCATTTTACTCAAAAACATTAGGAGAGGTAACATGCCAAGTAATTTGTGATTTGCACCCTTAATGTATGCCGACTTATACCTTATTCTATCATTCTTAATGATTTGCATACTAATCTCCTTGTTCTTTGCAAAATCATAAAAGGtctcatttttcaattatttttaaggataaaataggaaAGTATATactataaagaaaaacaaaaaaaagtgatttaaattaaagatgaataaaaataacattaaatacAAGTCATtgtcatttctttttcattaaaatgaagaataatCATTCATTTACAAATATACCTTGATCCCGTGCCCCTCAATTATGCCATCATAATGTCAAATTATAACCTAATCCTACTACCATATTAATATCCATTGAATATCAGGACATCACTACTATCAACTAACCTGCTATTCTTTACAAATTCTCATGCCAACCTCCTTGACCCTTTTGGAACAGTATATGAAACTGACATCGTAAACCAACTCATCCATACCAACTAAACCCAGCACCATATATTAAACCAATTTCATCATGATCAATACTAGACAACTAAGAATTGAGTACCCATAAAGTCAATCCATTAGTTAAAACAATAACGTAACATAACCCCTAAGAATTCAGCTATCAATAAACAAATGACATACCTTAACCATCACAAGTAACACATAACCTGGACTTCCAATGCTTATTCTAACTTACAGTAACATGAATTATGTCCCACATGATCACATACAAGTCATACCTAAGATCAACTCACCTTTCAAGTAATCCAGACCACTCAAGGATCCAACATGCAATAATTAtattatgaagaaataaatcagGTTCACTCATGGAGCCTTACACAtaattggtcctctcatgaaacctAAACTCAAACTTTTATGTGCACCAGCGTGGTATCCGAGCCATCCTTAGTGAGTGTGTCGACGTCGTACCCAAGTCAATCATATGTGGATATCCTCGTATCATGTGTGGTACCCGAGTCAACCATTAGTATATGTCAGGAGTGGTATCCGAGCCAACTCTGGGGATATCCTGTACCAAGCGTGGTACCCGAGCCAACCATCAACACAAACAATCATGCACAATCACAAACATCATGAACAATAACTTGAAACCACAAGTCACATAATTGGTTCATTGTATGTGATTATCAATATGTTGTCATTACATATGCTTCATATATATTTCCTACCATGCATTTCATAATTATACTACCAGTCGTAGACATGCATACACACATAATCAGAAACATACCACCTTGCTAACAAGGAACTCAAGGCAAATTAAGAACTAGAGAACTACCCCTAGTCATTATCTCGTCTTCCGCCTAAATTATAACCATCCAGACTCCGTGCTTGAAGGCCTATGCATGCAACTTTCAAACATCTACAAGATACAATATAGTAAAACCAGTCTAACTGCTCAATTAAAGGAAACCTAGCCTATTGTTACGACCCAAAAATAAACGTGATGACACTTGCCCATTACcatcaagacaagtcagcctcaacccaacgaaaataaaagaaatgcgaaaatataaagtaagaacaagataaaagctaaaaacttattcattctattaACACTCCAAAACctgattgtcacgtgtacaagccactagTACATAAAATGCAGAATTAAGAAATAAGTACAAGTCTTAAGTATTTGTTtatcaaatagaacaaagcataaaaAAAGGAACTAGAGAGCTCGCTAAGATGAAAAACACTTACCTCTCAATAGTTCTCTGACAAGCCTCGGAGATGGGAGAGAAAGAGCAATCACGCTATATCGGTGTCAGAATccacacaagtgtagaagcaatgAGTGAGTACCAACAGCATGGTACCCAACAAACAACCTAATAAACAAAGCAACTAGCTAGAAATCGAATACTCCTTTCTTCCCACCCCAACCTCCCCAAACTACAATCTGCACAGAgatcagcccaacctaacaatcTTACAATACACAACTCACAAGGCTCAATACTCACAGTTCAACAACAAACACGAATCAAGTAAGTCAATCCCAATGTCAAGTAGATCAATCATACGTAAAAAGTGCATCAATCACAATTAACAAGTAAGTCAATCATAAGCATAAAAATGCATCAAATCACAATAATCAATCTTTTGCCAGAACTGTTTCCCTTCGGCATAATATCACTAGacggaaccatttcccattggTTTTATATTAAATGACTAGCCAGAACAATTTCCTATCGTCTTTATATCATTCACTTGCCGGAACCATTTCACATCGGTTGTATatcactagccgaaaccattttccatcgactttatatcatgtcactagccggaaccatttcccattaGCTTTatatcactagccggaaccatttcccatcggttgtatatcacatgtctcatcacaGTGTACAACAATTTATGTACATAAGCAAGTTCACACCATAAGGAAGAGACaacaattcaagtccacaatCATGCTATCAagaatttcatcaatcaatcaacaaggGTCACAACAAGGCAATTCACAAGCATTATTATCAACACATAGCCTTTTCATTTCAACCTTTTTTTATTCTCTAAGATTTATCAAGTGGAACAATTAACCCTTCACCTCATTCTCATTACTCCCAACATACACACAATGAAAGGAATATACGAATTCTATTAGAATACAAGATTTAGGAGATCACCTGCCTTAATTCAACCAATTAGTCGTTCCAAGATTTGAGTCTTCCTCTTCCGATCAATGtccaaagccacacaatctaCATCAACCAAGTATTCACAATAATTGTTTTGGAAACAACAATATCCacattaattactttgaaatatggtcaatcaactcaaaatccaattccaaaaatgaagtttgaacATGAAATTCTTTGCTTGAAATTATTACGCAAGGCATTTGGATCCCACTGGTGCAAACCATTTTAAAAAAGGACTTAAAATTAGTTCAcaattttcattttagtttagaacttgagttcttgaaaaaacTTACCATTTGCCAATCAAAATGTAATAGCCTGTATTACACATATGCTTGTTATattcttgtgatacttgacatagccttatggtataggtgagggaccatgatacttatatgattagtgttggtttaaactagctcgGAAGGTGATGTGATGCTTTGCACGTTCcagcatgtgtactgcaagttaaCTCCAACGGGAGTATTTAAAGAGACAgtaaggtggtaattgagcttaaagttgaaagttaagttctaagttaaagaaaaagggattaatatttagaaaatggaataaaataagtgagttgcttgcttgacttaactaagctagcaagtgacaagtaggtgcatcgcctactttgacttattgaccagtccaaaggaccaagtaggtgcatcacctacttgagctatatggatctagtttaaaaggccaaggtttatggatcagatttgggcctatgctaatggactcacttgaggctcaaaagttaaataaaaggaaaatgaaatttaagcCCAATAGCCAAATCTGTCAAGGTCCAATATTTAAACCTAAGTGAAagcaagtaggtgcatcacctagtttgaccttttgTGTTGCTTGATGTAcataagcaggtgcatcacctacttgaccaattGGTGGCTGAAAATGAAGCTTTCTAGAGGATATTAttaaaggtgaagaaagctcaatataagatatattggctgctattctcactcattttaacaCACAATATTGAGGATTAACTccaattctctctctctctcttttctcttaaggATTAAAACAACAGCCTTAAAGTTattctagggttcttgaagaaaccctcatcTCTTCAAGACAAGGTAAGTGAAAACACTTATGaatttagcttaattctcccatGGATGATAAGGAAAACATGCTATTCATGCTCAAGTATAAGTATAAAGGCATAATATTTCTAGAAGCTACTGCTCACTTCCTTGGTTATTAATAtgcttttctcttcttctttggtttaagtgtgaagggaagttgaagttcttgaaaatttcaagttaaaaggGAAAGTTGCATAAATTAAGGTAAGGTGACTGCTCTTTTTTTTGTCTTCCTTATGTATGAGTGAGGAATTATGGGTGTGTTGTCATAAAGAACTCAAGGGGGTGGTAAGTTCAATAGTTGGTTAtatgataaagaatatttgaggctgttttatgtgtattgttgttggtaTGGCTTGGGTAATcttgaaaaaagatatataatgtatgtattgggCAAAAAAGgagggtgtggtgatacacaTTATTTTGAGGGTTGTATGGGCTCATTATCCATCAagttagatattattttatgagGCTCACGGTGTGATAGTTACTAATTTTagtttatcatgacttatattgtatATTAAAACCTAAAAGGGGAGGCTGAATCATGATAGTTGTATTGGTCAGAGGATAacgtatgtaaggctattcgattcaatattcttcgacatgaaatctgatacttgTAATCAATATCAATAAGggaatttcctaagttctattcctagtaaaggaaacatagtggcagTGTACGATCTCCAAATAGCTGACAATATTTCCCCCTCTCCTTAGTGTatagaattacttcattatatgttcactactctatacttgtgtaattatcCTCCTATGTGCTGGTATAGAAATGGTATTTGCAAAAGCAAGTTTGGTGAATCCTCTTCTTAGTCAGTTGAAGTCAATCGTGTCATTTAAGCTCACAAGTAATGCATTAATGTTACGTAActccttatgtcattgttactgccttgaagtattattttcatgtcttctactactggtccgtAGTTCCAAATCAcaaaaatgattatgaccaccaaaataacaatctcaaagattaaagaatctaagtaaaGCAATCCGTATAATTAAGGGCGGCAACTCAAgggcaaaagcctagcatgggctgatcccaattggtatagaagggtggcatcttaggggcgaaagcctagcatgagccgatcccaatttgtgtaattataaggaccgcatcccaggggttaaaatgctagcatgggtcatcctcttctaccactgatcagctggtcattcgtatcacatgccttataaagatcataacacacaaAGGTAAACagaagaatgtaacatacatgatcccACAAGAGTTAACAAAGGTGGTCTTTTGTTCTGATTTATGCACACATATATTAATACTTGGTTTCATTcgaactcttattttatatatgttattaccttacatattcagtacattttttCGTATTGACGTCCCTCgcgggggacgctgcatttcatgctgcaggcaCATGTACTtcagctagtagacctcctcagtaggAGCACATGACATTcagctacttttggtgagctccagatTGATTCAAAGCTTTACTGAGTCCttggtagattcattttggtattgtatcgtaGTTAAGAGTAAGACGGGGTTTGTCCCGACCTACTCtaaggttttctatcttttagaggctttgtagacttatgtatatggttcagttgcgtcttaacaagttgtggcctcaatGACTAagttttgtatatatgttttggatCTACTTATGTTGGTTCGTATCGTTGCATCCTACGTGAACCTGTCACAAAAGTGTCATAGTTATAAGCATAGTAAGCATAAGTTACATGTTGGTTCTCTCGAGCCTTGAGGGCATCGAGTGCCTGTCCGTCTTCATGGGATTTGAGGCGTGacaaaattctaaattttcatgTTAAAATCCGTAAATAACAAAAGGGAAATGAAGTTTTAGGATTACAAAAGCTTACCCTTATTATTTAGCATAACAAAACCTATAAAAAATCACCTCCAAGGATTTTCCaagctcaaaaatggaaaatgggGCTTAAACCCCAAAATTTGCAGGTCAAAGCCCCTCTTTGAAGTCGCTTAAGTGAACACTGGTTTGCGAAAGCGAACTCCGCTAATAGTTCGGCCTTAACTTTTGCGAACGAGCCTTCGCTTTTGCAAAGTTCACGATCGCGAACTGGTTTTTCACGATCGAGAAGGTCGGGAtttccatatttttctttttcacgatCATGGTCTCTCAATTGCGTTTTTCAACTTAGGatctcaaatcctcaaaaagactctaaAACTGAAACCGGCAACTCTTGTGGACTAGATTCCATCTTTTGAGACTGATGGAATTGATAAAATTTCATTCTGACACTCGAAAATCCAAAAGACACCAAAAATCACTTTGTAAACAATATTAGACTTTCAAACCCAAAACATACCAAATTCTCAACTCGAGGTTTAAAGTTAACTGttcaaacttaactaaaaataacGTGGGGTCAATATCGGGAGggacaaaatgataaattcataGAACTTTCAAAAAATGACCAATCTGGTTATTACACCTACTTGGGAGCCAAAAAACATATCATGAACCTTGCCCATGTATTTAACTCAGGGGAAGCAACCTATGATGAACAAGCACTAGGAATCCTTTAATTTTCACCTTTCTTGTACGGTAACTCTTCCTCTTCATTTCTCTCTTACCCCGGGTGCCTTTGGAGAATTTTTGAAGCAACCATGCCTATTGTTTCCTTTAAAAAGtgggagaaaaataaaaaaatgatgcaTTAAATTCAAGTTGGGCCAAAATCGTCAggttgagagaaaaataaaaaggatattcTTTTGATACCCTGCTATAACGAGACTCAGACCACTACAACGGCATTGCCATAGCGGGAAGCCTCCACTATGGTGGGATGACATCAGCCTGACCCAAAATTCAAGTTGGGCAAAAATCGTCATGTGCtcaagtttaaaaaattattgcacCACACTTTTAGACTTTTTAGACTCCACACGAGGTAACCTTTAGTAATGACGAATCGAGTCATTACAATATCTAGCTAAAGAATCAAATCACAATCCATATTATCAGACACTTAATATGCCCTATCAGATATTTAGAAATTGATCAACCCAAGCATCATGAATCTCTTGGGAAAGTAATGATCTAGAaaagcttctgtaaagctatcccaagGGGGTGGAGGTGCATCTCCCCCTATATCTCTCCCAACTCTCGTACCACAACACTGTAATATCATGTAATCACAATATTGCTAACTCAATTGAATTAGTCGTTGTGGCATGCATGACCCTGAAAATCATGTGAAGTTGATCGACAAATTCAGGGTCCTTTCTACGATCTGTAAAAAGCAAGAAAATCACAAACTCCCAAACTTTTAGGCCCTACATAAGGTCCTAAAAAGGTCAGTTGGTTGGCGCTGTGCAAAAGTGTAATGATagggttccgtcgttatagaaataCCAAtgggggaaaatttggggccgaaaaaactttttcgtagtatttgaaTATTCCTAACCTTGTCCAGATTGGGAGGAAATCAGAGTCACCAAGgtgtaggaaaatctggtaacaatcgagTGGAGTAATTATggttttgattacatgagtagataactaacttgttaaggaatccgtacgactttacgaaactGAATTTGATCGAGTAGAACTCCTTGAATCGATCTTAGCACAAatggtattttctgagtgtcttagaagtgtgttgtgaaaggggaattttggaattctttaaatagctctCTGTTTCGTTTTGGCCGCTTTGGCGCTGGGTTTGGCCGCTCTGGCGGAGCCGCTACAACGGGATTAGGGTCGCTGTGGTAGGTACAACGAGACTTAAAATCGTAGGTGAAAGACGAATAGCTCACTAGTTCAAGAATGCCGCTTTGGCGGGAGTTATTGCCTCTCTGGCGTCACCGTTGTGGCGGGGTAATGGCCGCTGTGGTGGGTGTAACGCGAATTAAATTCGTTAATAAACTcctaaacgacctcattatgcacttttcgacttttagagctaaaaaacgaaccccaggcgattcctactcatttttcaaaattcttgaggtcaaaggtaagcttttcactccccgaattcATTTTTTGATCCATAGAACATAATaaaatgggtgaatattgatggggtagacggttttgttatagattctatggtggagcaaccctaatttggataattggtatcatgggtatgatctagggttcataaaattgttagtaattcgggtaattagtgattgtttattaattcccgtattatattgattgtttgtagaccaagaacaagcggaacgaatctaAAAAAGGAAGGATGACGTTTCTTAGgatttcaagcttgtttcgaggtaggtaatggttgtgattctatgcttgttcttgcttcattatgatacttgtgtatgcatgaatgttgcaatgttgatcacacttgttgtaaatgagatagatgaatatcattaccatgaaatcatgacttaaatgtatgatcttgatgatgtacttgtgtttgtgattgtggtgtgtgaatgggatcaaattgccacgttccgacataaatatgggattggttgccatgtttcggcataaatatgggatcgaatTGCAACGttttggcataaatatgggatcagattgccacgttctggcatgctaattgtttgggtttgggttccatgagaggaccaatgatgtgatGATAAATGTGAAATGCGTTGTTGATTCTTCATGTTGATGATgctgtatatgttgatatatatgcatgtgattataaagTTGTTTCacttgcttatgttgcactagtgggatagccaTGTGATCCTACcggtacactgtggttgtgtactgactctgtacttgctcttatttttgttgagtaaaAGAAAGCTTCATGCAACtgttgacagacctcgcttagaagatcagttaTCATCgcttcaaattcaagggtgagccagttctttcgggctgccatgggattctctttcatctatgtccatttccggacttagatatttgttctagttagttgattagttcattagtttcgGGATGTAtcctttcttgtttagacttggatcatttgtttagatgttttggtacattgactttcaggttctaagtTGTTTattccgcatttgtttagttaattaacttgcttccgtaacttaattgccttagtttttggtttagttgcttgtttgagttgtagtaatagttctcccaccggaggattaatgtgggtgtcaatcacgacggtctgggtcgtgacaaagttgtaTCAGAgtctaggttcgttgatctcgatgtaccgaAATGAGTCTAATAGAGTCTCGCGGAACAGTACGGGGACgcttttacttttcttcgagaggctataggactttaggaaatctctatttttctcttgtctcctttcgtgctatgacttgattctaattggtatctgttaattcaaattggtatctaacctccttcactcttctgttcgcagatggttaatactaggTATAACAATGTTAGGCCTGTAGCTCCTATCAATGCTCCAGTTAAGGAATCTACAGCGAGAGGTCGTGGTCGAGGCTGAGGTAGAGGAAAAGCTAGGTAGAGGCTGTGGGAGAGTAGCGCCTGCTGTGAATAAGGTGCCGATTGATAATGTTCCTATGAATGAGAACCCTTGTACGCAATAATGATGAGATATAAGAGGCAATTGAGGTTGAAGATGTTGAGGAAAATGGACAAGAGGAAAGGGTGCCAATGGAGACTGCGATTGTTCTCCCCATCGATCCGGTGTTAGCTTAACAGATTATGGcgttcttgaaagggttggctGGTGTTGGAGTTATTCCATTTGCTCAAGCAACTCAAACTCCTACTAATCCTCATGTTGCTAGCACTGACCCTAAGACGGGTGGAAATATAGGTACtgatgctttcttccgtcctttgttgggttctggtATGACTGGGAACGAGCAAGATATGTTGGCTAAGTTTCTGATGCTTAAGCCTCCggtatttcttggttctgagactGAAGATGCTTTTGAGTTTATCTTAGACTGTTATGAGAGGCTGCATAAATTAGGTATTGTTCACCAACATTGGGTTGAGTTCGTGTCTTTCCAACTTCATAGGCCAAGCAGTGgcggagagcttatatggagtGCAAATCTTCTagtttacctccacttacttggaccaaATTTCATGCTCTTTTTCTAGAAAAGTATGTGCCCAGAactttgagggatcgcaagaaagatgaatttatggcGTTATACcgtctgtggctgcttatgaggctaagttcCATGCTTTATTCAGATATACTACACAGTTATTTACTACTGAGAAGGAGAGGATTCGGTTGTTTATTATAGGTTTGAATTATGAGTTGCAAATATTAGCTGTTCATTTGACTTCTACAGGGAGGagttttaatgaggtaacatactatgttaagaaagtggagggagtgaggcgagacggtcaagctaaggcttgggaaaaaagggaaaataatttAGGTAACTTTCAAGGCTCTTACTCTAAGGGATCTGGAAGGCCAACACTTGCAGCCAAACCAATTCAATCCgctatgcccgcctctacaggtaactactcgggaactccatctcataattttcaggaTAGTCAGATTGTCGCGCCTTCAATAGGCAACAacccatcttttgatcgtacttgctatAATTGTGAAGAACCTgagcatatgaggagagattgtccccacccacgtgTGTTAGATTCCACGCAACAACAGTAGTAGTCTA
This genomic stretch from Solanum stenotomum isolate F172 chromosome 10, ASM1918654v1, whole genome shotgun sequence harbors:
- the LOC125841218 gene encoding (S)-coclaurine N-methyltransferase-like, which translates into the protein MDAIVQKPYDATVRLMMASLERNLLPDTVIRRLIRLLLAGRLRSGYKPSSELQLSDLLQFVHSLREMPIAVMTEKPKSQHYELPTSFFKIVLGKHLKYSCCYFKDKLSTLEDAEKAMMELYCERSQLKDGHTVLDVGCGWGSLSLYIAQKYSACKVTGICNSVTQKAHIEEQCRVLQLQNLEIIVADISTFEMEESYDRILSIEMFEHMKNYGDLLKKMSRWMKADSLLFVHYFCHKAFAYHFEDVNDDDWITRYFFSGGTMPSANLLLYFQDDVSVVNHWLVNGKHYAQTSEEWLKRMDENKSSIKPIMESTYGKDSAVKWTVYWRTFFLSVAELCGYNNGEEWMVAHFLFKRK